Within Thermovirga sp., the genomic segment ACGCTGGCCAGCTTCAGGGCTTCTTTGACATCCCCGTGGATCACCTCACGGGTATACCGCTGTTAGCCGCCTACTTCAGGGATGCCCTGAAGGAAGAACTGGGGAAGGGCGACCTGGTGGTCATCCCGCCCGATATCGGCGCCGTGACCAGGGCCAGGCGTTTCGCGGTGCCCCTTAATGCCGACCTCGCGATAGTCGACAAGCGTCGCTCCTATGAGGTGGCCAACTTCAGCGAGGTCATGGAAGTGATCGGTGACGTCTCGGGCAAGACGGCGGTGCTCGTGGACGATATCATAGATACGGCGGGCACGATGGTGCAGGCGGCCGAGGCGGTATTGGCGAGGGGAGCCAAAAAAGTCTACGCTTGTGCGACCCACGGCGTCCTCTCGGGTCCAGCCATCGACAGGATAAGCAGGTCGCCCATTCACCAGGTGGTCCTGACAAACACGATCCCACTCCCGGAGGAGAAGAGAATCGACAATATCACCGTTCTCTCCATAGCACCACTTTTCGCGGAGGCCATAAGCAGGATACACTCCGATCATTCCGTGAGCATCCTTTTTCGGTAGACCCGGCGGCCCCCTGTTCTCATATATTACGAGGAGGGTATTTCATGGACAAAAGCACCAGGATAAGGCTTGAAAAAAGGGAAGAAACGGGGAAACAGCACTGTAAGAAGATCAGGAGCGAAGGCAAGATACCCGGGGTCCTCTACGGTCACGGCTATCCGGAGTCGATGCCCTTTTACGTGGCGGTCCAGAGCATTGTGCCCGTTGTGCAATCCGGCCGTTGGGAGACCGCCAGGCTTGACGTGGTGACCCCGGGGGGGAAAAGGGAACTCTGCCTCATGAGGGACCTGCAAAGGAATCCGCTGACGGGGGATATTCTTCACATGGATCTTCTGCAACTCAAGAAGGGCCACAAGGTTTCGGTAAATGTACCCGTTGAGATAATTGGAAGGGAAAGATGCGCAGGGATCAAACAGGGAGGCGTCTTTGAACAGTTGATCCACGAAGTGGAGATGGAAGTCCTTCCCAGCGAGATTCCCGCCTCCATCGTCATCGATGTGTCGGAGTTGCTCATAGACGGAACGATCAGGATCTCCGATGTGGAATTCCCTGAAAGCGCCGTCTTGGTCCTCTCCCCTGAAGAAATCATAGTGACCATCGCACCGGCCCGCGTGGAGGCTGAACCTGAGCCTGAAGAGGAGGAAGAAGAAGAGGAAACTGCCGAAGTAGAGGTCGTCGCGAAGGGGAAAGCCAAGGAAGAGGAGGTCTAGCGCCCTTTGAAACTTGTCGTAGGGCTTGGCAACCCCGGTGTACGTTATGCCTGGACAAGGCATAACACTGGTTGGCATGTCCTTGACCTCCTGCGCCGACGTTTGGGGGCCCCGAAGCACGCCCTTTCTATGGACTCCCAGGCTTGGGGTCCCATCCCCGTCGATGGCGAGAGAGTACTTCTCATGAAACCCATGACCTACATGAACTTGAGCGGGAGTGCCGTCGTGAAGGCCTTCCGCTATTTTGACCTTGACCTGGATAATCTTCTTGTCATTTATGATGACGCCGCGCTCCCCTTCGGACGGATCCGGCTAAGGGCGAGGGGGTCTGCCGGGGGGCATAAGGGCATGATTTCTATCATCGCCCAATTGGGGTCACTGGACTTCCCTAGGTTGCGTATAGGTATAGGCTCCTCGGGCCCCGAAAAGGATCTGGCGGAATATGTTACCGAGGTATTCTCGCCGGAGGAACTCGCCGACCTGCCGACCATCGTCGATAGGTCCGCCGATGTGGTTTTGGCATGGATTACACGAGGTATTGATGAGGCCATGAGGGAGGCCAATTCACCTACAGACGCTTCCGGGGATTCCCATAACGACTTCAGGGAGAAGGAGTAACCCTCCTTTTGCCATGACCACCCAGGATGAACAACAACCCCTGGATATCGGGACCATGGGAACGCCTTTGTTC encodes:
- a CDS encoding ribose-phosphate pyrophosphokinase: MASKLRELKVFSGSAHPEFTRSICENLGVGVATANIFRFSDGEIGLSVEESVRGADVYVVQPTCELVNENLMELLILIDAMRRASAYRVNVVTPYFGYARQDRKSKARDPITAKLVANLIEKAGADRVLAADLHAGQLQGFFDIPVDHLTGIPLLAAYFRDALKEELGKGDLVVIPPDIGAVTRARRFAVPLNADLAIVDKRRSYEVANFSEVMEVIGDVSGKTAVLVDDIIDTAGTMVQAAEAVLARGAKKVYACATHGVLSGPAIDRISRSPIHQVVLTNTIPLPEEKRIDNITVLSIAPLFAEAISRIHSDHSVSILFR
- a CDS encoding 50S ribosomal protein L25; this encodes MDKSTRIRLEKREETGKQHCKKIRSEGKIPGVLYGHGYPESMPFYVAVQSIVPVVQSGRWETARLDVVTPGGKRELCLMRDLQRNPLTGDILHMDLLQLKKGHKVSVNVPVEIIGRERCAGIKQGGVFEQLIHEVEMEVLPSEIPASIVIDVSELLIDGTIRISDVEFPESAVLVLSPEEIIVTIAPARVEAEPEPEEEEEEEETAEVEVVAKGKAKEEEV
- a CDS encoding aminoacyl-tRNA hydrolase, with translation MKLVVGLGNPGVRYAWTRHNTGWHVLDLLRRRLGAPKHALSMDSQAWGPIPVDGERVLLMKPMTYMNLSGSAVVKAFRYFDLDLDNLLVIYDDAALPFGRIRLRARGSAGGHKGMISIIAQLGSLDFPRLRIGIGSSGPEKDLAEYVTEVFSPEELADLPTIVDRSADVVLAWITRGIDEAMREANSPTDASGDSHNDFREKE